The genome window TCCACCTGAGATTAGCAATCAATCGACTGTAATTGCTACCTACTCTTTGGCGCCATGCACCAAATTCTTTCTTGTTGTAAAAATGGACACTGGCAGAAACGCTGGGATAATCTACAATGCAACGTAACTGCATGTCTAGATGTGCCTGCACATCTGGGAATTTGAAAGCCACGTTGTGAAGTTCTTCCTTGTCCAGCACAAGGTCTGCAAAGAaacaaaaggaacaaaaatCTCTTGAGGaacaaaaccccccaaaaagtgttttaattttaagGGGTGTGGGAAATAGTATAGAAGTAGTAAAGTATTTACCAAAAAGCTGAGGAGGCACGCTCACTCCATCACCGTATGTGATGTATTTCCACTTGCCATTTCTTAGCATGTAGGTTGATGCATTGACATTGCAGCCATGATACTCACTCAAAACCCAATCTGGATGTTTCTTTTTAGGAAATGTAGTGTATTTGGAAAGAAGAGGCAGCAATGAGTAGCCACTGAGATTTCCAGTTACCGGGATATCTGCAATATCTGAAACATAGACGCATAGGACTGTgtagaaaatatttaaatatcacTTCCCATTTGCATACATTCTATAAGTGTCACAACCCAGAAAAGGATAAGTGGTgttaaaaatgtatgaatgaatataaCTAGAAATATATAGAATGTTTGCTATTAGGGCTTTGGATATGGATTGTGTTTGCTATTAGGGCTTTGGAtatggattggaatttttttttaatgactaataCCCTACATAAGACAATGTTGTTTATGATGTTCAACTGCTCTTTACTAAAGAACAAAAAAGTGTAGAGACAATCtaatatttatttgtgtaaatCTTGTGTTCATAGAACACAACATTCTGAGGATGTTTTCTGGGTAATGGCTGTAAGTAAATGACTTAATCAACTATCAAAATACCAGTTCATTTTTATAATTGATTACCTACTTGCCACTTGTCACTTAATGGTAGCCTGAGTTGCaagacataccgtattttctcacatattaacCGCCAccacgtataagccatacccttaaaattgcccttaaaatcattgaattttaaaatttccatCGTATAAGACGCTCCCTAAAcctataaattcatttttttaataggtagtacaaatgtgttaccttgaagggaaaatctagaagaagaaaaaaatcgcacgtggtatttctgagatactctttgaattgaaaggatcgtctgctggattgcacattccgaaagggtgttgctgcacgtagacaaattcaaaaggaaGTCACCACCAGGAAGTGTGCGTAGCAGTCTGGTTTGTCACCCTTAGGTAAGATGTCAGTGccttgagcgagcaatggcaggcacaagtaattgtgttttttcacgttttgtacaagttacgttttttttaaacttgaatttcattcatagatgtcaaaatacatttgtctTGGCTTATGGCGattcgtccttgtcaccttgcagtttcgtgcatgtcaagtctaatttgtgcgcatataagccgtaccctcgattcagtcatcagttTTTTGAGAGACAAATACTGCATAtaagtgagaaaatacagtaatacaatGCGACAATGATGAGTTTAACAGTTTTCTTACCTAGCACAGTAGGGTAGAGATCAACTAATGACACAAGCTGGTTGACCTGTAACCCCGACACAAGCCCAGGCCCCATAATTAGCAAGGGAACATGGGAGCTTCCTTCAAACATGGACATCTTGTAGAATTGCCGGTGCTCCATGGCCAGCTCTCCGTGGTCCGCCGTAAAGATCACTACTGTGTTGTTCATCATGGCTGTGTCTCTCAGTGCAGAAATTACCATTCCTGGGGAGAGTTCATTCAGTACATAAATCAAATGCTTGAATTGTATTGCACGCTTACTGCGTTCCACCAACCCAGCATGGCATCTGCTTCTGCACACATGGCATAGTAAAAGGTTCTGATACTTCTCACTTCCTCTTTTGTGAAATCCCCACTGCAGTTTTTTGTGACCGTGGAGTAGTAGTCCACAGGGTGCATAGTAGCCAAGGGTAGCCACGTGGGAACAGAAACGCTCTCAGATTGAACCTGCGAAGAATAAACGCCACAATTTAGCGGGAGCAACACATTTGAGTAGAGGAAAGATGAATTATGCCTTTTTCAGCCAGTAAAGAGATGAACGGAAAGTGGATCCGCCAGCGTTGGGACCCAAGGAATCAGTCTTGTACGTGTGAGGAAGATTGAGGCCAAGATAAAGGGCGAACGGCCGTTGAGAAGACGCAGCCGTCTGATGGATCCATTTTGTGGCAAAATCTGTGTTTTTCCAGTCCACCATATTGACTCTGACTGTGGACTCGTTCCCAACCAGTTGAGTGACAGGCCGACCTTCTTGCCGCAACAGGAAGGGAACGTCACGTGTCCAGGCCTCAACACGATTACTGTGCAGTATGAGCATCAATATGTTAAATGTCAACAGGCACAATTGTAGAAAAAAACTGATACTCATCACATGTCCTTGACAATCTTTCGCAAAAGCTTTTCACACAAGCTTACCCGACAATCTGGGTGACGCCGGATGTATACCGGAGGGttttaagtaagttatttttttagcagTACGTACCAGTGCAACATCCTCCAGATTGAGGCAAAGGGTTTAAAATATGCAGCACAGTGTTatattgaaaatatgaaaaaaaatgtggcatGCTATTGAGGTATAAAGCTTCAACACTTACAGCAAAGCAAAGGCCTGGGATACTAAGGTGTCTGTTCCCTAAAtattatatgaaaaataaaagcaaaataagTTCAAGGCGCACATTGGGGTGCtatgtttatttgaaaaaaaaagcagccaTCGATTTAATGTTATAGACCACATTAATTTAACTAGCTTTAGCTTTAGTTATACTTAAAAGATAAAGCAATTACATCCAAGTAAGATATTATATTCTAGAACTGTAACTACAACTTTAACATCGAGTTGTATCAATGTTCTTGCCTCTATTAACACATTTTAGGTAAGACAGCTCGCTAGTTAGCCGTAGCATTAATTTCAACTAATTTTAAGTGAACATGTCAGTAGGCTTGTTTATTTTGGAGACATTTAGCTGGGAATGACCCTGATTGTttaatccaagggtgtcagacttgggttggttcgcgggccgcgttaatgtcaactcgatttcatgtgggccggaccattttagataaaatatttagatttttttaaataaatggattaaaagagctggatcaaaagccctgaatattcagttttttatagatctaaaacaatgtttatttgagcttttttttcttagtgagggaaaatcatttatttaatcatttgtttttcattgcaaaaggaaaacaaatttttctttaattatgtgccatattaaagtggaaaacagaaaatatttttatatatttttagattttacaaaattattttgaactaaaaacaaagaaaaaaatggattaaaaattcaaatgattgatttaaaagccctgaatattcagtttttaatagatctaaaacaatgtttgttttagctttttttatatatatttagattttccaaaatgatttttgaactaaaaacacaaaaaaatggatttaaaaaattacaattattgatttaaaaggaggaaaatcaggaaatgtaatatacatctatactcttcattttaatttgatcctaaaacagaaagttggcactcatgatttactttcccgggccaccaaaaatgatgcggcgggccagatttggcccccgggccgccactttttcACCTGTGGTTTAATCtattgaaattattttgtttttttccggcTTTGGGAAGGGAAAGAAAGGCATTCATTATGATATACTCCTGGGGTACATCGTGCCTGATTAAGGTATTCTATAAGTGCACTGCTTCACATTTTTGGATGTGTGGTGCTTGTTGATCCTTTCCGAGACTTCCAAAAAGTTGTAAAACAAGCAGTCAGATATTGCTTATCGTAGTCACAGAAATAAGCATTGTGACAATGAGGGGTAATGGCGATGCTTGTCGGATGTTGTCCCTTAACAACGGTTGCTAGGATGTATGATTGGCCAATGGTCGTTTTAGGTGTCGAGTTTACGAAAGGTCAATTACCTGAGAGAGTGACTCCCTGACGTGTAATCCAGTTTGCCAAGCATCTTCGTATGATAGCCATTCTTCTCCAGCAAATCCATCCATGTGGTTGCATTTTCATCAAGGCACTTGTAGTTGTTCCACGACTGGGTGAGGTGGACAAACTGACCACTCCACATGGCTGCAGGTAACACAGACATGTTTCAACCCTTTTACATCATTTGATAAATCCACAATTGGATTATGGCCAATGTACTGTACATCAATAAATGAAAACTTGCCTGCACGAGAAGGGCAGCATATGGGAGAGTTGGTGTAGGCATTGCTGAAGGTGCTCCCGAGCTCTCTGAGGTAGTTTATATAGGGAAGCTGCACAACTTTGCTATCAGGATCAAATGTCAAACGCCCATCCTgcaaagtcaaaacaattaaaaaaaataaaatactgtagttctatatatacattcattgattttctgaagcctatcccagccaactacgggcaccaggtgggggaaatCCTGAATTGATGTCCAGCCAATGGCAAGGCTTAAGAagacaaaacaaccattcatgttcataCTCATATCTATgtgcaatttagtgttcaaccagcctaccctgcatgttttatgggctgtgggaggaaaccggagaacctggagaaaatccacacaagcccggggagatcaAGCAAACTCTCCATAGGAAGGTatagacctgggatcaaaccttcaatctcagaactgtggggccgatgcgctaaccactcaaacacTAGGCTGCCAAGTTTTATTTACTTATCTATATTTCATCTGCTTTGACTCAGggaattattcatttttggggATCTAGTTTGCACTGCCGGCTTGAGTGGTtggcatgtcagcctcacagctctgatcttctgcctgggcctgcatgggttttctatgggtacgccggtttcctcccacattctaaagacatgcatggtaggcttattggacactctaaattgcccttaggtacgGGTGTGGTtacaaatggttgtccgtctgcttgtgccctgcgatcagctggccaccgatacagggtgtcccacgcctctggcccggagtcagatgggctaggcttcagcacccccagccaccttaatgaggataaaacggttcagaaaatgaatgaatagtttgCACTGCCTAAAAATTCCATTACACATAAATGTTCCTAATATTATATAAACATTAAAGTGGACATCATCAGTGTAATTTGGTAGTATTACACCACTATAATATACACTGGCTACAGATTGCAAatttataagttttttttaaatgtttcatgaTTGTGCGTGTGCAACTCGTCGAATGCACGTCATAGGAAATGTTCTACTTAAAACGTACATCGACATATACTCACAAATGCATCTGTCATCACCATTACGATGTTAGGTCTAGTTTCAGATTGATGACACAAACTTTGAGTATGTATTTGAAATAGACATATCAATGCAATAATTAAATACATGGCAAAAAATCCCCTCTAAAAAACTTCACGGGCTTCAAATGATTTGTGTTCATAACAACATCCGGGTCGATTTAACAAAATAAGAGCATCCGTTAGCGCAACAACTTTTAGGAGGGGAAATACAGTAAGTGACAGGTAGAAATACCGACACCCACTGGAAATTCATCTTACAACATCTTAGCAACACTgtagcaatgttgtcaaaagaattcagatacCTTTTTATCCTTTAAAACTGGTGAAatgccacaaaaaaaatcacacattttcatgtatttttacttttaaattctgagtatggcgcAATTATTCATAATTGAGACCTGCCGTTGACATATGACGTCACAggtgtggcctacatgaccctcAATGTGATGTGGAC of Stigmatopora argus isolate UIUO_Sarg chromosome 5, RoL_Sarg_1.0, whole genome shotgun sequence contains these proteins:
- the arsk gene encoding arylsulfatase K: MYLIIALICLFQIHTQSLCHQSETRPNIVMVMTDAFDGRLTFDPDSKVVQLPYINYLRELGSTFSNAYTNSPICCPSRAAMWSGQFVHLTQSWNNYKCLDENATTWMDLLEKNGYHTKMLGKLDYTSGSHSLSNRVEAWTRDVPFLLRQEGRPVTQLVGNESTVRVNMVDWKNTDFATKWIHQTAASSQRPFALYLGLNLPHTYKTDSLGPNAGGSTFRSSLYWLKKVQSESVSVPTWLPLATMHPVDYYSTVTKNCSGDFTKEEVRSIRTFYYAMCAEADAMLGMVISALRDTAMMNNTVVIFTADHGELAMEHRQFYKMSMFEGSSHVPLLIMGPGLVSGLQVNQLVSLVDLYPTVLDIADIPVTGNLSGYSLLPLLSKYTTFPKKKHPDWVLSEYHGCNVNASTYMLRNGKWKYITYGDGVSVPPQLFDLVLDKEELHNVAFKFPDVQAHLDMQLRCIVDYPSVSASVHFYNKKEFGAWRQRVGSNYSRLIANLRWNLDWQKDAANNERLIERWLNKS